The Streptomyces sp. NBC_01317 genomic interval CGCTCCGGCGCCAGCTCGTCCAGCCGCGAGGCCTCCCCCGTGGACCAGGGCAGCAGCCGCCGCAGCGCCTGCCCCGCGTCGAGCCGCGCCAGGTCCGACCGCCGCCGGGCCCGCGACAGTTCGGGCTCCAGCCACTCGTCCGCCCGCTCCAGCAGCGCCGCGTCCGACACGTCGGGCCAGCCCCCGCCCAGCTCCCGGTGGAGGAAACCCAGACGCTCCCGCAGCCCCTCCGTGTCCCGCGTCCAGCGCAGCAGCCCGAACCCCTCACGCCGCAACCCGTCCAGCAGGGCCGCCCGCACCAGCCGGCCGTCCGGCTTCTTCAGGGGCCGTACGGACAGCTCCACCGCCCCCAGCCGTTCCACCCGCCGGGCCACCACGTCACCGTCCTCCCAGCGGACCTCCTCGCCCTCGGAGTGCAGATGCCCGGCGGCATCGCGCGCCGTCGCCTCGTCGATCACCGCCGCCAGCCGCACCCGCGCGGCCACCGCCGTGGCCGGCCGGTCCGCCACCGCCACCGCCAGCCAGCCGGCGCTGCGCAGCGCCGACCCGTCGCCCAACTCCCCGCCCGTACCGGACACCATCAGGTACGCCCCCGCGCCCCGCGCCCGCGCCACCCGCTCCGGAAACGCCAGCGCCGCCACCAGCCCGGCCACGGTGTCGTCCGAGGCCCCGCCTTCCCGTCCCGCCGTCTCCTGGCCCGCCGCCGAGGCCAGCCGCCGCGCCTCCTGCCGCCAACGGGCGCCGTACGCGTCGCTGTTGCCGCGCGCGGCACGCCAGGCCGCCGCCAGATCGTCCCCGTACGCGCGCGGCGGCTCCTCGCTCAGCAGCGCCACCACCTCCGCCGCCCGGCGCGTGCCGACCCGCGAGGCGCCGTCCAGGAGCGCCCGCGCCAGCCGGGGATGCAGACCGATCCGCGACATCCGCACCCCGCGCTCGGTTGCCCGGCCCGAGGAGCCGTCCACCGCGCCGACGGCCGTCAGCACGGCACGGGCCGCCGCGAGGGCGCCGGCGGGCGGCGCGTCGAGCAGCGCGAGACCACGCGCGTCCGGATCGCCCCAGCACGCCGCCTGGAGCGCGAACGCCGCCAGGTCCGCGACCCTGATCTCGGGGGAGGGGAAACGCGCCAGCCGGACATCCTCGGCCTCCGTCCAGCAGCGGTAGACGGCCCCCGGCGCCTCGCGCCCCGCCCGGCCCGCCCGCTGCCGGGCGCCCGCCTGCGACACCCGTACGGTCGTCAGGGCGCTGAGCCCGCGCGCGTGGTCGGTACGGGGCTCACGCGCCAGGCCCGCGTCCACCACCACCCGTACCCCCGGCACCGTCAGGCTCGACTCCGCCACGGCCGTCGCGAGGACGACCCGCCGCCGCCCCGACCCGGCGGACCCGGCCAGGACCGCGTCCTGCACGGCGGCCGGCGCCCGCCCGTGCACCTGGAGGACCTCGGCCCCCACGTCACCCAACTGCCCCGCCACCCGGCCGATCTCGCCGACCCCCGGCAGGAAACAGAGCACGTCACCCTCCCGCTCGGCCAGCGCCCGCCGGACCACCGACGCCACATGCGTGAGCAGGACGGGATCGACCCGCATCCCGTGCGGCGGCCGTACGGGCCGCGGCGGCGGCGCCCAGACCACCTCCACCGGGTACGACACCCCCTGGGCCTCCACCACCGGCGCGTCGCCCAGCAGCCGCGCCCAGCCCGCCGCGTCCGTCGTCGCGGAGGCCGCCACCAGCCGCAACTCCGGCCGCAGGGCCGCCCGTACGTCCAGCAGGAACGCGGCCACGGTGTCCGCGTCCAGATGCCGCTCGTGGCACTCGTCGAGGATCACCACATCGACGCCGGCCAGCTCCTGGTCCCGCTGGAGCCGCTGGAGCAGCACCCCGGTGGTCACCACCTCCACCACCGTGTCGCGGCTGACGACCCGCTCGCCGCGCACGGTGAAACCGACCCGCTCGCCGGCCTTCTCGCCGAGCAGCCAGGCCATGCGCCGGGCCGCCGCGCGGGCCGCGATCCGCCGGGGCTCGGCGACGACGACCCGCCGTACGGGCGCGCCGCCCGCCGCGCCCCCGCCGCCCTCGCCGAGGAGCCCGGCCAGCACCAGCGGGACCAGCGTCGTCTTGCCGGTCCCGGGCGGGGCGCACAGCACCGCGCAGCCGTGCCCGTCGTCCGCGCTGTCCCCGGCGCGCCCGTAGAGGGCCCGCTCCAGCGCGGGCAGGGCGGTACGGACGGGCAGGGCGCGGAGACTGTCGTGGCGGATCATGCGCCCAGTCTCGTACGGCCCGCGGCCTCGGGGGCGGCCGGTTCTCCAGTTACGGGCCGGGCGGTC includes:
- the hrpB gene encoding ATP-dependent helicase HrpB, which translates into the protein MIRHDSLRALPVRTALPALERALYGRAGDSADDGHGCAVLCAPPGTGKTTLVPLVLAGLLGEGGGGAAGGAPVRRVVVAEPRRIAARAAARRMAWLLGEKAGERVGFTVRGERVVSRDTVVEVVTTGVLLQRLQRDQELAGVDVVILDECHERHLDADTVAAFLLDVRAALRPELRLVAASATTDAAGWARLLGDAPVVEAQGVSYPVEVVWAPPPRPVRPPHGMRVDPVLLTHVASVVRRALAEREGDVLCFLPGVGEIGRVAGQLGDVGAEVLQVHGRAPAAVQDAVLAGSAGSGRRRVVLATAVAESSLTVPGVRVVVDAGLAREPRTDHARGLSALTTVRVSQAGARQRAGRAGREAPGAVYRCWTEAEDVRLARFPSPEIRVADLAAFALQAACWGDPDARGLALLDAPPAGALAAARAVLTAVGAVDGSSGRATERGVRMSRIGLHPRLARALLDGASRVGTRRAAEVVALLSEEPPRAYGDDLAAAWRAARGNSDAYGARWRQEARRLASAAGQETAGREGGASDDTVAGLVAALAFPERVARARGAGAYLMVSGTGGELGDGSALRSAGWLAVAVADRPATAVAARVRLAAVIDEATARDAAGHLHSEGEEVRWEDGDVVARRVERLGAVELSVRPLKKPDGRLVRAALLDGLRREGFGLLRWTRDTEGLRERLGFLHRELGGGWPDVSDAALLERADEWLEPELSRARRRSDLARLDAGQALRRLLPWSTGEASRLDELAPERIEVPSGSRVRVEYGGPQPVLAVKLQELFGLRETPRVAGVPVLVHLLSPAGRPAAVTADLASFWREGYRAVRAELRGRYPRHPWPEDPSTAVATRRLNNRR